One window of Marinobacterium aestuarii genomic DNA carries:
- the murC gene encoding UDP-N-acetylmuramate--L-alanine ligase, translated as MHKSPTVFEVPEMRRIRSIHFVGIGGVGMCGIAEVLLNQGYAVTGSDIRSSATTQRLESLGAGVFIGHAAEHVERADVVVTSTAVNEQNPEVMAARERRIPVIPRAEMLAELMRYRHGIAVAGTHGKTTTTSLIASVLAEGGLDPTFVIGGRLNSAGTNAKMGGSRYLVAEADESDASFLHLQPMVAIVTNIDADHMDTYEGDFNRLKKTFVDFLHNLPFYGLAVLCTDDEVVRDIIPDIGRPMLTYGFNDDADYRAFDVRQNGMCTRFRVQRPDGHAELEISLNMPGRHNVLNALATIAVATDEGIGDAAICRALEQFEGVGRRFQVLGDVPVNGGSAMLVDDYGHHPREVQATIRAVRDGWPERRLVMIYQPHRYSRTRDLYEDFVQVLTEVDTLLLMEVYAAGEEPVTGADSRSLCRSIRQRGRVDPVYIENNEQVAEVLRDILRPGDLLLTQGAGNITALAHDLKSLSLTHD; from the coding sequence ATGCACAAGAGCCCGACAGTGTTTGAAGTACCCGAAATGCGGCGTATCCGCAGCATCCACTTTGTCGGCATCGGCGGTGTGGGCATGTGTGGCATTGCCGAAGTGTTGCTGAACCAGGGCTATGCCGTTACTGGCTCCGACATTCGCTCGTCTGCCACCACGCAGCGGCTGGAATCCTTGGGCGCGGGGGTCTTTATCGGCCATGCGGCGGAGCATGTTGAACGGGCCGATGTGGTGGTGACCTCCACCGCAGTCAATGAACAGAACCCTGAAGTCATGGCCGCGCGCGAACGCCGGATACCGGTCATTCCCCGCGCCGAAATGCTGGCCGAGCTGATGCGCTATCGCCACGGTATCGCCGTGGCCGGCACCCATGGCAAGACCACCACCACCAGTCTGATCGCCTCAGTGCTGGCCGAGGGCGGGCTGGATCCGACCTTTGTGATCGGTGGCCGTCTCAACAGCGCCGGCACCAACGCCAAGATGGGCGGCAGCCGCTATCTGGTGGCTGAAGCGGATGAAAGCGACGCGTCCTTCCTGCACTTGCAGCCCATGGTGGCCATAGTCACCAACATCGACGCCGACCACATGGATACCTATGAGGGCGACTTCAATCGCCTGAAAAAGACCTTTGTCGATTTTCTGCATAATCTGCCGTTCTATGGTCTGGCGGTGCTCTGTACGGATGACGAGGTGGTGCGCGACATCATTCCCGACATTGGTCGCCCCATGCTGACCTACGGTTTTAATGATGATGCCGACTATCGGGCCTTCGATGTGCGTCAGAACGGCATGTGCACGCGCTTTCGGGTGCAGCGCCCGGACGGTCATGCCGAGCTTGAGATCAGCCTGAACATGCCGGGTCGGCACAATGTGCTCAATGCCCTGGCGACCATCGCCGTGGCGACAGACGAGGGCATCGGCGATGCCGCCATCTGCCGGGCACTGGAACAGTTCGAGGGTGTCGGTCGGCGCTTTCAGGTGCTGGGTGATGTACCGGTCAATGGCGGCAGCGCCATGCTGGTGGATGACTACGGCCACCATCCGCGTGAAGTCCAGGCCACCATCCGCGCCGTGCGTGACGGCTGGCCCGAGCGCCGGCTGGTGATGATCTACCAGCCGCACCGCTACAGCCGTACCCGGGATCTGTATGAGGACTTCGTGCAGGTGCTGACCGAGGTCGACACCCTGTTGCTGATGGAAGTCTACGCTGCTGGCGAAGAGCCGGTGACCGGTGCCGACAGTCGCAGCCTGTGTCGCAGTATCCGCCAGCGTGGCCGCGTCGACCCGGTTTATATCGAGAACAACGAGCAGGTGGCCGAGGTGCTGCGCGATATTCTGCGCCCCGGCGATCTGCTGCTGACTCAGGGTGCTGGCAATATCACCGCCCTGGCGCATGACCTTAAATCACTGAGCCTGACCCATGACTGA
- a CDS encoding D-alanine--D-alanine ligase, giving the protein MANVADFQISAAEAAELGRVAVIMGGNSAERAVSLKSGAAVLSALGRAGVDAFGIDLYGESQDLCPVTQLQAQPIDRAFLILHGRGGEDGVIQGVLEMLGIAYTGSGVEASALGMDKLRSKQLFVGAGLPTAPFAVLSSVQMLDEAERRLGYPVMVKPAHEGSSLGMSKVRDRAQFESALGEALRYDRSVIAEQWLTGAEFTVAVLDGTALPVIRLETPHEFYDYDAKYQANDTRYLFEHGLDDTQSEALAALACEAFAVIGCRGWGRIDVMQDAAGQFHLLEVNTAPGMTDHSLVPMAAQRAGISFEELVVRILRGAE; this is encoded by the coding sequence ATGGCGAATGTCGCCGATTTTCAGATTTCCGCCGCCGAGGCCGCAGAGCTTGGGCGGGTGGCGGTCATCATGGGTGGGAATTCCGCCGAGCGCGCGGTGTCGCTGAAAAGCGGTGCGGCGGTGCTGAGTGCGCTGGGCCGGGCCGGCGTCGATGCCTTTGGTATCGATCTCTATGGTGAAAGCCAGGACCTTTGTCCGGTAACCCAGCTGCAGGCGCAGCCCATTGATCGGGCCTTTCTGATTCTGCACGGGCGCGGCGGCGAAGACGGCGTGATCCAGGGTGTACTGGAAATGCTCGGCATTGCCTATACCGGCAGTGGCGTTGAAGCGTCGGCGCTGGGCATGGACAAGCTGCGCAGCAAGCAGCTGTTTGTCGGTGCGGGTCTGCCGACAGCCCCCTTTGCGGTCTTGTCCTCGGTTCAGATGCTGGATGAAGCCGAACGTCGCCTTGGTTACCCGGTGATGGTGAAGCCGGCCCATGAAGGTTCGAGCCTGGGCATGAGCAAGGTGCGCGACCGGGCACAGTTCGAAAGTGCCCTGGGCGAGGCGCTGCGCTACGACCGCAGTGTTATCGCCGAACAGTGGCTGACCGGCGCCGAATTCACGGTGGCGGTGCTGGATGGCACCGCGCTGCCGGTGATCCGCCTTGAAACACCGCACGAGTTTTATGACTACGACGCCAAGTATCAGGCCAATGACACCCGTTACCTGTTTGAGCACGGTCTGGATGATACCCAGAGCGAGGCGCTGGCAGCGCTGGCCTGCGAAGCCTTCGCGGTGATCGGCTGCCGCGGCTGGGGGCGCATCGACGTGATGCAGGATGCTGCGGGTCAGTTCCATCTGCTGGAGGTGAATACCGCCCCCGGCATGACCGATCACAGCCTGGTGCCCATGGCGGCGCAGCGGGCCGGCATCAGCTTTGAGGAGCTGGTGGTGCGGATACTGCGAGGCGCTGAGTGA
- a CDS encoding cell division protein FtsQ/DivIB — MMQGRQASRSAVPDAQVLAVSAGARRGLLRSMLVLVSLAIFAGLCTALAQQVWRWLDQPVTEVRVLGDARHLNKAELAQRLAAGLNAPLLQLDLNRVQERLLDEPWVRGAKVRRDWPPAIEVRIDEEVPVARWGDKGLLNHEGDIFWPELKPEYVALPRLNGPASDTGRVMAQFHDLNRMFQSAGLKLSGLSLEARGAWTLELDNGMRVVVGRERVTERLARFIQIYRQGLAEHATQIEQVDIRYTNGVAVKWRPKPDTDEKAG, encoded by the coding sequence ATGATGCAGGGGCGGCAGGCATCGCGCAGTGCGGTGCCGGATGCCCAGGTGCTTGCGGTGTCTGCCGGCGCCAGGCGCGGACTGCTGCGCTCGATGCTGGTGCTGGTGTCGCTGGCGATCTTTGCCGGTCTGTGCACTGCGCTGGCACAGCAGGTGTGGCGCTGGCTGGACCAGCCGGTGACCGAGGTGCGGGTGCTCGGCGATGCGCGTCATCTGAACAAGGCGGAGCTGGCCCAGCGTCTGGCGGCGGGGCTGAATGCACCGCTGCTGCAGCTGGATCTGAACCGGGTGCAGGAGCGATTGCTGGATGAGCCCTGGGTGCGCGGTGCCAAGGTACGGCGGGACTGGCCACCGGCGATCGAGGTACGCATCGACGAGGAAGTGCCGGTGGCGCGCTGGGGTGACAAGGGGTTGCTGAATCATGAGGGCGATATTTTCTGGCCCGAACTGAAACCTGAGTACGTGGCGCTGCCACGGCTCAACGGGCCCGCCAGTGATACCGGTCGGGTGATGGCACAGTTTCATGATCTTAACCGCATGTTCCAGAGCGCCGGGCTGAAGCTCAGTGGCCTGTCGCTGGAGGCGCGGGGCGCCTGGACGCTGGAGCTGGACAACGGCATGCGGGTGGTTGTCGGCCGTGAACGGGTAACCGAGCGGCTGGCACGATTTATTCAGATCTACCGTCAGGGGCTTGCGGAGCACGCGACGCAGATCGAACAGGTAGATATTCGGTATACCAACGGTGTGGCCGTCAAATGGCGGCCCAAACCGGATACAGACGAGAAAGCGGGTTAG
- the ftsA gene encoding cell division protein FtsA yields MSDSNMIVVLDIGTSKVVCLVGEVGPDGRIEIIGVGSQPSRGLKRGVVVNIESTVSSIQRAVEEAELMAGCKIHSVTVGIAGSHISSMNSHGIVAVKDREVTEHDLERVIDAARAVAIPADQKILHILPQEYLIDNQEGIREPLGMSGVRLEARVHLVSGAINAVQNIEKCIRRCGLEVDHVVLEQLASSYAVLTDDEKELGVCMVDIGGGTTDIAIFIGGAIRHTAVIPIAGDQVTNDIAMALRTPTPHAEQIKIKYACALAQLAGVNETIKVPSVGDRPARDLSRQALAEVVEPRYDELFSLIQTELRRSGFEDLVAAGLVMTGGSAKMEGAVELAEEIFHMPVRLAVPSGVFGMEDVLKNPIYATGTGLLHYARQEHQYQSPTNRLPAVSPRSSMQELPSRRRQIQMPELPSVGSMLGRMKTWFQGNF; encoded by the coding sequence ATGTCCGACAGCAACATGATCGTGGTGCTCGATATTGGCACCTCCAAGGTGGTTTGCCTGGTGGGCGAAGTCGGCCCGGACGGACGCATTGAAATTATCGGTGTCGGCTCTCAGCCCTCCCGCGGTCTCAAGCGTGGCGTGGTGGTAAACATTGAATCCACCGTCAGCTCGATCCAGCGGGCGGTGGAAGAAGCGGAGCTGATGGCCGGCTGCAAGATTCACTCGGTGACCGTAGGAATTGCCGGCAGCCATATCAGCAGCATGAATTCCCACGGCATAGTCGCGGTCAAGGATCGGGAAGTGACCGAACACGACCTGGAGCGGGTCATTGATGCGGCGCGGGCAGTGGCGATTCCGGCGGATCAGAAAATCCTGCACATACTGCCGCAGGAATACCTGATCGATAACCAGGAAGGTATTCGCGAGCCCCTGGGCATGTCCGGCGTGCGGCTGGAAGCGCGGGTGCATCTGGTCAGCGGAGCCATCAACGCGGTGCAGAATATCGAAAAATGCATCCGCCGCTGCGGGCTCGAAGTTGATCACGTGGTGCTTGAACAGCTTGCTTCGAGCTATGCGGTGCTGACCGACGACGAGAAGGAACTGGGTGTCTGCATGGTGGACATCGGCGGTGGTACCACCGATATCGCCATCTTTATCGGCGGCGCCATTCGGCATACAGCGGTGATTCCGATTGCCGGTGATCAGGTGACCAATGACATCGCCATGGCACTGCGTACGCCGACGCCGCACGCGGAGCAGATCAAGATCAAGTATGCCTGCGCCCTGGCCCAGCTGGCCGGCGTGAATGAAACCATCAAGGTGCCGAGCGTGGGGGATCGCCCGGCGCGAGATCTGTCCCGTCAGGCACTGGCTGAGGTGGTGGAACCGCGTTACGACGAGCTGTTCTCGCTGATTCAGACCGAGCTGCGCCGCAGCGGCTTTGAGGATCTGGTGGCGGCGGGTCTGGTGATGACAGGCGGCAGCGCCAAGATGGAAGGCGCGGTGGAGCTGGCGGAGGAAATTTTCCATATGCCGGTACGCCTGGCGGTACCCAGTGGTGTCTTCGGCATGGAAGACGTGCTGAAAAACCCGATTTATGCCACCGGTACCGGTCTGCTGCACTACGCCCGTCAGGAGCACCAGTACCAGTCGCCGACGAACAGGTTACCGGCAGTGTCGCCCCGCAGTTCCATGCAGGAACTGCCATCACGGCGCCGCCAGATCCAGATGCCCGAACTGCCCAGCGTGGGTTCGATGCTGGGTCGCATGAAAACATGGTTTCAGGGAAATTTCTGA
- the ftsZ gene encoding cell division protein FtsZ codes for MFELLDNVPQSAIIKVVGVGGGGGNAVHHMLNSDVDGVEFICANTDAQALSNSASRSVLQIGNELTKGLGAGANPEVGRQAAIEDRERIADMIRGADMVFITAGMGGGTGTGAAPIVAEVARELGILTVAVVTKPFPFEGKKRMKIAEEGIRELRDSVDSLIIIPNEKLMQVLGRNCSLLNAFNTANDVLKGAVQGIADLITRPGMINVDFADVRTVMSEMGMAMMGTGIARGEDRATLAAEAAIKSPLLEDVDLKGASGILVNITAGLDLSLGEFTEVGNIVEEYASDNATIVVGTVIDPEMKDDLKVTVVATGLDKRPDEIRVVSSNSNYKPDAALNMHDIELPTVLRRKRQEAMLDDPAAPADGESPRGSLRQGGNNAQSEYSALDIPTFLRRQAD; via the coding sequence ATGTTTGAATTACTCGATAACGTACCACAAAGCGCAATAATCAAGGTTGTTGGTGTGGGCGGCGGTGGCGGCAATGCCGTACATCACATGCTGAACAGCGACGTTGATGGCGTTGAGTTTATCTGTGCCAATACTGATGCCCAGGCGTTAAGCAACTCCGCTTCGCGCTCGGTGCTGCAGATTGGCAATGAGCTGACCAAGGGCCTGGGTGCCGGAGCCAATCCGGAAGTCGGCCGTCAGGCTGCCATCGAAGACCGCGAGCGGATTGCGGATATGATCCGTGGCGCCGACATGGTGTTTATTACCGCCGGCATGGGGGGCGGCACGGGCACAGGTGCGGCGCCTATCGTTGCCGAAGTTGCGCGTGAACTGGGCATTCTGACCGTGGCGGTGGTGACCAAGCCGTTCCCGTTTGAAGGCAAAAAACGCATGAAGATTGCCGAAGAGGGCATTCGTGAACTGCGTGACTCGGTCGACTCCCTGATCATTATTCCCAATGAGAAGCTGATGCAGGTGCTGGGTCGCAACTGCAGCCTGCTGAACGCCTTCAATACGGCGAATGATGTGCTCAAGGGCGCCGTGCAGGGCATCGCCGATCTGATCACCCGCCCTGGCATGATCAACGTCGATTTCGCCGACGTGCGCACTGTCATGTCCGAAATGGGTATGGCGATGATGGGGACCGGCATTGCCCGCGGCGAAGACCGTGCAACCCTGGCGGCGGAAGCGGCCATCAAGAGCCCGTTGCTGGAGGATGTGGACCTCAAGGGGGCCAGCGGCATTCTGGTAAACATCACCGCGGGTCTGGATCTGAGCCTGGGCGAATTTACCGAAGTGGGTAACATCGTTGAGGAATACGCCTCCGATAACGCCACCATAGTGGTGGGTACTGTTATAGATCCGGAAATGAAGGACGACCTCAAGGTGACCGTGGTGGCGACGGGTCTGGACAAGCGTCCCGATGAAATTCGCGTGGTTAGCAGCAACAGCAATTACAAGCCCGATGCTGCCCTGAACATGCACGATATCGAACTGCCGACGGTACTGCGTCGCAAGCGTCAGGAAGCCATGCTGGATGATCCCGCCGCTCCCGCCGATGGCGAGTCGCCCCGCGGATCGCTGCGCCAGGGTGGCAACAATGCGCAGTCTGAATACAGCGCACTGGATATCCCGACCTTCCTGCGCCGTCAGGCAGATTGA
- the lpxC gene encoding UDP-3-O-acyl-N-acetylglucosamine deacetylase: protein MIRQRTLKTSIKASGIGLHTGEKVYLTLKPAAVDTGILFRRVDLDPVVEIEARADLVVDTTLSSNLSFGGARVATVEHLMSALSGLGIDNACVELSAEEVPIMDGSAAPFVFLIQSAGIVEQDAPKQFIRIKREISFSADDKVATFKPFDGFKVGFTIEFDHPAFSDRNMEACLDFSSTSFVREVSRARTFGFMRDIEYLRSKNLALGGSFDNAIVVDDHRILNSEGLRYDDEFVKHKILDAVGDLYLLGKSLIGEFVGHKSGHYLNNMLVRKLLENQDAWDIVTFEGDDAQAPIAYAKAAQAV from the coding sequence ATGATCAGACAGCGTACTTTGAAGACCAGCATCAAGGCGTCGGGGATCGGGCTGCACACCGGGGAGAAGGTGTACCTGACGCTCAAGCCTGCTGCGGTGGATACCGGTATTCTGTTTCGGCGCGTCGATCTTGATCCGGTGGTGGAAATCGAGGCCCGTGCGGACCTGGTGGTGGATACCACGCTGTCGAGTAATCTGTCATTTGGTGGCGCGCGGGTTGCGACCGTCGAGCACCTGATGTCGGCCCTGTCGGGTCTTGGGATCGACAACGCCTGTGTGGAGCTGAGTGCGGAGGAAGTGCCGATCATGGATGGCAGTGCCGCGCCCTTCGTGTTCCTGATACAGTCCGCCGGCATTGTGGAGCAGGATGCGCCCAAGCAGTTTATCCGCATCAAGCGCGAGATCAGCTTTAGCGCCGACGACAAGGTCGCCACCTTCAAACCCTTCGATGGCTTCAAGGTCGGTTTTACCATTGAGTTCGATCACCCGGCCTTCAGCGATCGCAATATGGAAGCCTGCCTGGACTTTTCCAGCACCAGCTTCGTGCGCGAGGTGAGCCGGGCCCGTACCTTTGGTTTTATGCGTGATATCGAGTACCTGCGCTCGAAAAACCTGGCCCTGGGCGGCAGCTTCGACAATGCGATAGTGGTGGATGATCATCGCATTCTGAATAGCGAGGGTCTGCGCTACGATGATGAGTTCGTCAAACACAAGATTCTGGATGCGGTGGGTGATCTGTACCTGCTGGGCAAGAGCCTGATCGGTGAATTTGTGGGTCACAAGTCAGGTCATTATCTGAACAATATGCTGGTGCGCAAGTTACTGGAAAACCAGGATGCCTGGGATATCGTGACCTTCGAGGGCGACGATGCCCAGGCGCCGATCGCCTACGCCAAGGCGGCGCAGGCGGTCTGA